In Musa acuminata AAA Group cultivar baxijiao chromosome BXJ2-8, Cavendish_Baxijiao_AAA, whole genome shotgun sequence, one genomic interval encodes:
- the LOC135619395 gene encoding cullin-3A-like, with product MSAQKKRNFKIEAFKHRVELDPNYAERTWRVLEHAIHEIYNHNASGLSFEELYRNAYNMVLHKYGEKLYTGLVNTMTGHLKEIARSIESAQGGFFLEELNVKWGDHNKALQMIRDILMYMDRTFVHSSHKTPVHELGLNLWRDNIIHSSKIQSRLLDMLLDLIHRERTGEVINRGLMRNITKMLMDLGSSVYQEDFEKPFLEVSASFYSVESQQLIECCDCGEYLRKAERRLGEEIERVSHYLDVKSEVKITSVVEGEMIANHMQRLVHMENSGLVSMLVDDKYEDLSRMYNLFRRVPDGLSTIKDVMTSHLRDTGKQLVSDPEKLKDPVDFVQNLLDEKDKYDKIITKAFNNDKTFQNALNSSFEYFINLNNRSPEFISLYVDDKLRKGLKGVSEEDVEVVLDKVMMLFRYLQEKDVFEKYYKQHLAKRLLAGKSVSDDTERSMIVKLKTECGYQFTSKLEGMFTDMKTSVDTMQGFYTSQYSEIGDGPTLAVQVLTTGSWPTQPSAPCNLPAEILVICEKFRTYYLGTRTGRRLTWQTNMGTADIKATFGKGQRHELNVSTYQMCILMLFNSVDRLTYGEIEQATEIPPSDLKRCLQSLACVKGKNVLRKEPMSKDIAEDDAFYFNDKFTSKFIKVKIGTVAAQKESEPEKQETRQRVEEDRKPQIEAAIVRIMKSRRVLDHNTIVTEVTSQLQSRFLPNPVVIKKRIESLIEREFLERDKVDRKLYRYLA from the exons ATGAGCGCCCAGAAGAAGCGCAACTTTAAGATCGAGGCGTTCAAGCACCGGGTCGAGCTCGACCCCAACTACGCCGAGAGGACATGGAGGGTGTTGGAGCACGCGATCCACGAGATTTACAACCACAACGCCAGCGGCCTCTCCTTCGAGGAGCTCTATAG GAATGCTTACAATATGGTTCTGCACAAGTATGGGGAAAAGCTTTACACTGGACTTGTGAACACTATGACAGGACATCTAAAAGAAATTGCAAGATCAATAGAATCTGCTCAGGGAGGTTTCTTTTTAGAGGAGCTTAATGTAAAATGGGGAGACCACAACAAGGCATTACAGATGATCCGAGACATACTGATGTACATGGATAGGACATTTGTTCACAGTAGTCACAAGACACCTGTTCATGAGCTTGGTCTTAATCTCTGGAGGGATAATATCATCCATTCCAGCAAAATCCAGTCTAGGCTACTGGATATGCTCCTTGACCTCATACATAGGGAGAGAACAGGCGAGGTAATAAATAGAGGGTTGATGAGGAATATAACAAAAATGCTAATGGATCTCGGATCTTCTGTGTATCAAGAAGATTTTGAGAAACCATTTCTAGAGGTCTCAGCTAGCTTTTACAGTGTAGAATCTCAACAACTAATTGAGTGCTGTGATTGTGGTGAGTACCTCAGGAAAGCTGAGAGACGTCTTGGTGAAGAGATAGAGAGGGTCTCACACTACTTAGATGTAAAAAGTGAAGTGAAAATAACTAGTGTCGTGGAGGGAGAGATGATTGCCAACCACATGCAGAGGCTGGTCCACATGGAGAATTCTGGTCTTGTGAGTATGCTTGTAGATGACAAGTATGAAGACTTAAGCAGAATGTACAACTTATTCCGCCGAGTTCCCGATGGGCTTTCAACTATTAAAGATGTGATGACTTCCCACCTTCGAGACACTGGAAAGCAGTTAGTAAGTGACCCTGAGAAATTAAAGGACCCAGTGGACTTTGTACAAAATCTTTTGGATGAGAAGGATAAGTATGATAAGATAATAACCAAAGCATTCAACAATGATAAGACATTCCAGAATGCTTTGAACTCTTCATTTGAATACTTTATTAACCTAAACAACAGGTCTCCTGAATTCATatcactttatgttgatgataagcTTCGTAAGGGGCTTAAAGGGGTAAGTGAAGAGGATGTAGAGGTAGTCCTGGACAAAGTGATGATGTTGTTTAGGTACTTGCAGGAGAAGGATGTATTTGAGAAATATTACAAACAACACTTGGCAAAGCGGCTTCTTGCAGGAAAATCTGTTTCTGATGATACAGAGAGGAGTATGATTGTTAAGCTCAAGACAGAATGTGGGTATCAGTTCACCTCTAAATTGGAAGGCATGTTTACAGACATGAAGACTTCCGTAGATACTATGCAAGGATTCTATACTAGTCAGTATTCTGAGATTGGAGATGGCCCCACCCTTGCTGTGCAAGTTCTTACAACTGGTTCATGGCCAACACAGCCTAGTGCACCTTGCAACCTTCCAGCTGAAATTCTTGTCATATGTGAGAAGTTCCGGACATATTATCTTGGGACGCGTACTGGGCGTAGATTGACATGGCAAACAAATATGGGTACAGCTGATATTAAGGCAACCTTTGGCAAGGGCCAGAGGCATGAGCTGAATGTTTCAACTTACCAAATGTGTATTCTTATGCTATTTAACTCTGTGGATCGGTTGACATACGGAGAAATCGAACAGGCCACAGAAATCCCACCTTCTGATCTGAAGCGTTGTCTTCAGTCTCTTGCTTGTGTCAAAGGTAAGAATGTCCTGCGCAAGGAGCCAATGAGCAAGGATATAGCTGAGGATGATGCTTTCTACTTCAATGACAAATTTACAAGCAAGTTTATCAAGGTGAAGATAGGAACTGTGGCAGCACAGAAGGAGTCAGAGCCGGAGAAGCAGGAGACTCGCCAAAGAGTGGAAGAAGATAGAAAACCTCAGATTGAAGCTGCAATTGTGAGGATTATGAAATCCAGAAGGGTATTAGATCATAACACCATTGTTACGGAGGTCACATCACAATTGCAATCTCGCTTCCTGCCAAACCCTGTTGTCATAAAAAAGCGAATTGAGTCTCTCATTGAACGTGAGTTTTTAGAAAGGGATAAAGTGGACAGAAAATTATATCGCTATCTTGCTTGA